In the Hordeum vulgare subsp. vulgare chromosome 7H, MorexV3_pseudomolecules_assembly, whole genome shotgun sequence genome, one interval contains:
- the LOC123408811 gene encoding cytochrome P450 89A2-like: protein MPRSQEVRILHAAPAMDQAASYSTPLLLVLGSVTLAVSLFVLIGRSSHGRGKAGLPPGPPALLFLVKFVALRRSIFDLGPLLRDLHARHGPVISVRLFRTLVFVADRKLAHRALVQGGATFADRPPPVDPVRLFTSGGRDISSSSYGPYWRLVRRNLAGEALSPARVGLFAPARRWACDGLVSSLLSEQQRQRQDAVTLKPLLRRAMFELLVYMCFGARLGREALDEVEELQHQALLSVTTFPVFAFFPAVTKRLFGRRWAACLAVRRRQDEIFVPLIHAKRGDGNTPCYADSLLAVRVADEGGRQLTDAEMVALCSEFMNGGTDTTVTLLEWIMAELVQHPDVQAKVYEEVKANPELNDLQAMPYLKAVVLEGLRLHPPGHFLLPHGVQSDEAEIGSYAVPKGAEVNFLLAEIGRDETVWTAAREFRPERFLEGGEGHGVDITGSREIKMMPFGAGRRMCPGYTLGMHHAEYFVARMVRELEWRSAAEGEKVDMAETLDFTTVMKHPLRALILFRS from the coding sequence ATGCCCAGGAGCCAGGAAGTTCGGATCTTGCATGCTGCACCGGCAATGGATCAGGCCGCCTCCTACTCCACGCCCCTGCTGCTCGTCCTCGGCTCCGTCACGCTCGCGGTCTCGCTGTTCGTGCTGATTGGTCGCAGCAGCCATGGACGCGGGAAGGCGGGGCTCCCGCCCGGCCCGCCGGCGCTGCTCTTCCTCGTCAAGTTCGTCGCGCTCCGCCGGTCCATATTCGACCTGGGCCCGCTACTCCGCGACCTCCACGCACGCCACGGCCCCGTCATCTCCGTGCGCCTCTTCCGCACCCTCGTCTTCGTCGCCGACCGCAAGCTGGCCCACCGCGCGCTCGTCCAGGGCGGCGCCACCTTCGCCGACAGGCCGCCGCCGGTCGACCCCGTCCGCTTGTTCACGTCCGGGGGACGTGACATCAGCTCCTCCTCCTACGGGCCCTACTGGCGCCTCGTCCGCAGGAACCTCGCCGGGGAGGCGCTCAGCCCGGCCCGTGTTGGTCTCTTCGCGCCGGCGAGGAGGTGGGCGTGCGATGGCCTCGTGTCCAGCCTCCTCAGCGAGCAGCAGCGGCAGCGCCAGGACGCCGTGACGCTCAAGCCACTCCTGCGCCGCGCCATGTTCGAGCTGCTCGTGTACATGTGCTTCGGCGCACGGCTCGGACGGGAGGCGctcgacgaggtggaggagctgcAGCACCAGGCGCTACTCTCCGTCACCACATTCCCGGTATTCGCCTTCTTCCCGGCGGTCACTAAGAGGCTCTTCGGCAGGCGCTGGGCGGCGTGCCTTGCTGTGCGCAGGAGGCAGGACGAGATATTCGTCCCGCTCATCCACGCGAAGCGCGGCGACGGCAACACGCCGTGCTACGCCGACTCCCTCCTCGCCGTCCGCGTGGCCGACGAGGGCGGCCGTCAGCTCACTGACGCTGAGATGGTCGCCCTCTGCTCCGAGTTCATGAACGGCGGGACGGACACCACGGTGACCTTGCTGGAGTGGATCATGGCCGAGCTCGTGCAACATCCCGACGTACAGGCCAAGGTCTACGAGGAGGTGAAAGCCAATCCAGAGCTCAACGACCTGCAGGCGATGCCGTACCTAAAGGCCGTCGTGCTCGAGGGCCTTCGGCTGCACCCGCCAGGCCACTTCCTCCTCCCGCACGGCGTGCAGAGCGACGAGGCGGAGATCGGGAGCTACGCGGTGCCCAAGGGAGCGGAGGTCAACTTCCTGCTGGCCGAGATTGGCCGCGACGAGACGGTGTGGACGGCGGCGCGGGAGTTCCGGCCGGAGAGGTTCCTGGAGGGCGGCGAGGGGCACGGAGTGGACATCACGGGGAGCAGGGAGATCAAGATGATGCCTTTCGGCGCGGGCCGCAGGATGTGCCCGGGGTACACGCTGGGCATGCACCACGCCGAGTACTTCGTGGCGAGAATGGTGAGGGAGCTGGAGTGGCGGTCTGCAGCGGAGGGGGAGAAGGTGGACATGGCCGAGACGCTAGATTTCACCACCGTGATGAAGCACCCGCTCCGTGCGCTCATCCTCTTCAGAAGCTAA